From one Caldithrix abyssi DSM 13497 genomic stretch:
- a CDS encoding lamin tail domain-containing protein: MRYLVILKILVCIIFFNSLLFAQGYLRNDNVTTYTSGITLNEICANGSAFDYNADGIISSTSDKDEFVEIVNSSDQTINIGGWTLSDNTTTYLIFPDPTSINPGKSIVVYMYGADVSNFNPGSGNLVTSTPAGIRLSNSDDVIGLKNTNGLYISVKWGTGVLPADFTTGATLVGTEVTISNSWIAGQSQSRNPDYSGSWSFHPTITGTVDWSVDHTVTLTDPQASPGRKYGLDQSLPVTLSSFRAVVQHGHVLLQWRTESEVENLGFEIYRSLMSSTGFQLLDSYRSNPALEAVAWGGGINAYILRY, translated from the coding sequence ATGCGTTATTTAGTTATTTTAAAAATATTGGTGTGTATTATTTTTTTCAATTCTTTATTATTTGCTCAGGGTTATTTAAGAAATGATAATGTAACAACCTATACGTCAGGAATCACCCTAAATGAAATTTGTGCAAATGGCTCAGCGTTTGATTACAATGCAGATGGAATCATAAGCTCCACAAGCGACAAAGATGAGTTTGTAGAGATAGTTAATTCATCGGATCAAACAATAAACATAGGGGGGTGGACTTTATCGGATAATACAACTACCTATCTTATTTTCCCTGATCCAACTTCAATTAACCCGGGAAAGTCTATTGTCGTTTATATGTATGGAGCGGATGTATCGAATTTCAATCCTGGTAGCGGAAACCTTGTTACATCAACTCCAGCTGGTATAAGGTTAAGTAATAGTGACGATGTCATCGGGTTAAAGAATACCAATGGGCTGTATATTAGTGTCAAATGGGGCACAGGAGTTTTACCCGCTGATTTTACCACCGGTGCAACTTTAGTAGGTACGGAAGTTACAATATCTAATAGCTGGATAGCCGGCCAGTCACAATCACGTAATCCGGATTATAGCGGGAGCTGGTCTTTCCACCCGACCATAACGGGTACTGTTGACTGGTCTGTTGATCACACGGTAACTCTTACTGATCCGCAAGCCTCTCCTGGTAGAAAATATGGCCTCGACCAATCCCTCCCCGTTACCCTCTCTTCCTTCCGGGCCGTTGTACAGCATGGCCATGTGCTTCTTCAGTGGCGCACAGAAAGCGAAGTGGAAAACCTGGGGTTCGAAATCTATCGTTCGTTAATGTCCTCTACGGGCTTTCAACTACTCGACAGCTATCGCAGCAATCCCGCTTTAGAGGCTGTTGCATGGGGGGGAGGAATTAATGCTTATATTCTCCGATATTGA
- a CDS encoding capsule assembly Wzi family protein has protein sequence MNPKFFLIVYCVFLPYLLFSQKIQSYVPLDDGAYHYINYQITRGAVAPYFILNQPYRFHEMFQKQNSKPASYFHTYYKQYFAPRKANLFVKALESVKWNKALLNRYRLDGGVYFTNAYLTLVNQTTVDQEFKYDANFAGDLSEADHWLYGRVNEAYADFHQEKFNIFYGRTHRNWGPLGEYGLILSNNPYTYDHLLIALNLKRIKFSLIYAQLDEYQPVFSYKNPDPPVQNVRRNLIGHRLDIHVSDRFQFALTEMATYGGENRPFEWAFLNPMNFYYPIQRNDKKQMDGFWCVDVFWKPFEKTAIWGQFLVDDIIVNNDPGIDDRGRYPDRLGILASFRQADWLINGTLWSLTYVRIWNRTYQSKFSWENYHYRGYGLGYPAPGLEEFKVKIDIWRYFPFYVSNESIYGRYGSVSVTDLFPLIKEPFPLAPVTYNFINHLKLRYYASNRLRLFSDIWYRKEPVHYSNRYAERGNWVVKLGFQYLANFSFGID, from the coding sequence ATGAATCCCAAATTCTTTTTAATCGTTTATTGCGTTTTTCTGCCTTATTTACTGTTCAGTCAAAAAATTCAAAGCTACGTTCCATTGGATGACGGAGCGTATCATTATATTAACTATCAAATAACCAGAGGAGCGGTAGCGCCTTATTTTATTTTGAATCAACCTTATCGTTTCCACGAGATGTTTCAAAAGCAGAATTCAAAGCCTGCCTCTTATTTTCATACCTACTATAAGCAATATTTTGCTCCGCGTAAAGCCAATTTATTTGTTAAGGCTTTAGAGTCCGTAAAGTGGAACAAAGCTTTGCTTAATCGTTATCGGCTGGATGGAGGCGTTTATTTTACGAATGCGTATCTCACTTTAGTTAATCAAACCACAGTCGATCAGGAATTTAAATATGATGCAAACTTTGCCGGCGATCTTTCCGAAGCCGATCACTGGTTATATGGCCGGGTGAATGAAGCGTATGCGGATTTTCATCAGGAAAAATTTAATATATTTTATGGTAGAACGCATCGCAACTGGGGCCCTTTGGGTGAGTATGGCTTAATCCTTTCTAACAATCCTTATACTTATGATCACTTATTGATCGCCCTCAATCTTAAACGAATTAAGTTCTCTTTAATCTATGCGCAACTGGATGAATATCAGCCTGTTTTCTCTTATAAAAATCCTGATCCGCCTGTTCAAAACGTGCGCAGGAATCTCATTGGCCATCGTCTGGATATTCATGTAAGCGATAGATTCCAGTTTGCATTAACAGAGATGGCCACCTACGGAGGCGAAAATCGCCCATTTGAATGGGCCTTTTTAAATCCCATGAATTTCTATTATCCCATTCAACGCAACGATAAAAAGCAGATGGATGGATTTTGGTGTGTGGACGTCTTCTGGAAGCCATTTGAAAAAACGGCTATATGGGGTCAATTTTTGGTGGATGACATTATTGTTAATAACGATCCGGGTATTGATGACCGGGGAAGGTATCCGGATCGTTTGGGGATATTAGCTTCTTTCCGTCAAGCAGATTGGTTAATAAATGGTACACTCTGGTCATTGACTTATGTTAGAATCTGGAATCGGACCTATCAATCAAAATTTTCATGGGAGAACTACCATTATCGCGGCTATGGTTTGGGCTATCCGGCGCCGGGTCTGGAGGAGTTTAAGGTTAAAATAGATATCTGGCGATATTTTCCCTTTTATGTTTCAAATGAATCCATCTACGGACGTTATGGCTCCGTTTCGGTAACGGATTTGTTTCCTTTAATAAAAGAGCCCTTCCCTCTTGCGCCGGTTACCTACAATTTTATTAATCACTTGAAATTACGCTATTATGCCAGCAATAGACTTAGATTATTTTCGGATATCTGGTACCGCAAAGAGCCCGTGCATTATTCCAACCGTTATGCGGAAAGGGGCAACTGGGTGGTCAAATTGGGTTTTCAGTATCTGGCCAACTTTAGCTTTGGCATTGACTGA
- a CDS encoding sugar transferase — translation MPKSRAKYIVYFFLADLILFNLSIYMAASLKNWWFASYSQYPDFLLIANISFLIVGAFVKKYTPGLYINKKYGLWFLLRTTVGVLYLNAFIMVLFKVYYLSRIHFLFSFVLYQALLFAVYLAFYHLGGERLLKSLNGVKERWFEHGKLNYRFIILDFFLFLGSYYLIYYIRYNTFALQPEHERMLILLVGTGAIAGFSTRKFEILPYKNFFYKISPIFKSYLVMFALTGLSMFFLGWYELSHKLIFGSISMFFGLEIAGVFFLYITRKQMPADIEEVAEMEKSWRSEKAIAHFLSLEESDAVVRSVKERLQNQYLTAYPELFEFIAQNIDLQKVDEQKSVVLNTHTSFNLEVINDNSKQLLINLHKLNDFRRVNRYFLIVHRKLLPGGYFVGQAHTLKTHKDWMYEKFPTFIANLLYPLDFFFRRVCPKLPYIKNIYFLITRGQNRLISRAEVLGRLHFCGFKVIAEKEMNNRLYYIARKIRFPSIDRNPSYGPLIKLRRIGLDGRLIYVYKFRTMHPYSEYLQDYVYEKNKLEQNGKFANDFRITTWGKWMRRLWIDELPQLYNFLRGDLSLIGVRALSPHYFSLYPDDVKEMRIKFKPGLVPPYYADMPNSFEEIVESERRYLLKKMQSPFLTDCQYFTKAMFNILFRNARSR, via the coding sequence ATGCCAAAATCGAGAGCAAAATACATCGTGTACTTTTTCCTGGCCGATTTAATCTTATTTAATCTATCCATTTATATGGCAGCCTCCTTAAAAAATTGGTGGTTTGCATCCTATTCACAATATCCGGACTTTCTGCTAATTGCTAATATTTCGTTTTTAATCGTCGGCGCTTTTGTAAAAAAATATACGCCTGGTTTATATATCAATAAAAAGTATGGGCTGTGGTTTTTATTAAGGACAACCGTAGGCGTGCTTTATCTGAACGCCTTTATTATGGTGCTGTTTAAGGTGTATTACCTGTCGCGCATCCACTTTTTATTTAGTTTTGTACTATATCAGGCTCTGCTGTTCGCCGTGTATCTGGCTTTCTACCATCTGGGAGGGGAGAGGCTTTTAAAAAGTCTGAACGGCGTAAAAGAACGCTGGTTTGAACACGGCAAATTGAATTATCGATTTATCATCCTCGATTTTTTTCTCTTTTTAGGTTCCTATTATCTTATTTATTATATCAGATACAATACTTTTGCTCTGCAGCCTGAGCACGAACGCATGCTTATTTTGTTAGTGGGCACCGGAGCCATAGCCGGTTTTTCGACGCGCAAGTTTGAGATTTTACCATACAAAAATTTCTTTTACAAAATATCGCCTATTTTTAAGAGCTATCTGGTTATGTTTGCCCTTACCGGTTTATCCATGTTCTTTCTGGGCTGGTACGAGCTATCTCACAAACTGATCTTTGGAAGTATTTCCATGTTTTTTGGATTAGAAATCGCCGGCGTATTCTTCCTTTATATTACGCGCAAGCAGATGCCTGCCGATATTGAAGAAGTTGCCGAAATGGAAAAGTCCTGGCGTAGCGAAAAAGCGATCGCACATTTCCTGTCTCTGGAAGAATCTGACGCCGTTGTCCGGTCGGTGAAAGAGCGTTTGCAAAATCAATATCTAACGGCCTACCCGGAGCTCTTTGAATTTATTGCGCAAAATATCGATTTGCAGAAGGTGGATGAGCAAAAGTCTGTGGTATTGAATACCCATACCTCTTTTAACCTGGAGGTTATAAACGATAATTCCAAACAATTGTTGATCAATCTGCACAAATTGAATGATTTTCGCCGGGTCAATCGATATTTCCTTATTGTCCATCGTAAATTATTGCCCGGGGGATATTTTGTCGGACAGGCGCATACGTTAAAAACGCATAAAGATTGGATGTATGAAAAATTTCCAACCTTTATTGCCAACCTGCTTTATCCGCTGGATTTTTTCTTCAGACGCGTTTGTCCCAAATTGCCGTATATTAAAAACATTTACTTTTTGATTACGCGCGGACAGAATCGCTTAATATCCCGCGCCGAAGTGCTGGGGAGATTGCATTTCTGCGGTTTTAAAGTAATCGCCGAAAAAGAAATGAATAACCGCCTTTACTATATTGCACGCAAGATTCGTTTTCCATCGATTGATCGCAATCCCTCTTACGGCCCATTAATTAAATTAAGGAGAATCGGGCTGGACGGGCGATTAATCTACGTTTACAAGTTTCGAACCATGCATCCCTATTCCGAATACTTGCAAGATTATGTTTATGAAAAGAATAAGCTGGAACAGAACGGGAAGTTTGCCAATGATTTCCGAATAACCACATGGGGCAAATGGATGCGTCGCCTGTGGATTGATGAATTGCCTCAGTTGTACAATTTTTTACGCGGCGATTTGAGTTTAATCGGCGTACGCGCTCTAAGCCCCCATTATTTTAGCCTTTATCCCGATGACGTTAAGGAAATGCGCATCAAGTTCAAGCCGGGGCTGGTGCCGCCTTACTATGCCGATATGCCCAACTCTTTTGAAGAGATTGTCGAATCCGAACGCCGATATCTTCTGAAAAAGATGCAATCGCCCTTCTTAACCGATTGCCAATATTTCACAAAAGCGATGTTTAATATCCTGTTCCGAAACGCTCGCAGCAGATAA
- a CDS encoding IS1634 family transposase → MFVKVSRSKRNNKVHETLQIAESYRDSNGKVRHRILLHLGPTDKFIKKDVDTLINGLLRAKGLTLQDLDSNIDNVKAFGQIWALVHLWKELKMSQIIARQKEKSGIKFDLEAHLKSLIFNRLDDPSSKLKLLTWLETVYIPGINKDDIRYEYLLRAMDFLIAHKEKIETQLANRLLDLFNQDLKVCFYDLTSSYFEAENSLVEGDIRQFGYSRDHRGDREQIVIGVVMTGDGIPIAHYVFPGNKADRSTLQEMLNDIRRRFKVKDIQLVADKGLLSNDNLWHLIQQGYEFILGESVRQSKDAKSVIKEANAHKEATGETIYERLTEREIKSKDGKKEKIKLRYVASYNAATALKRYKNRINRINEFLELSEEIKKKEINTEDKYHQIKSVLSRKRLSRFFNVELTEDTIEIHKQDEVLSEEEKSDGWFIVISNAHDLSKSELIARYKDLKYVEHGFYELKHSLNLRPNFHWTEKRIRAHVMVCFLAFQMAVLFEKRLSGIKLSWQRAMESLRRVVVVEWENEGRRRKGLSRVHGEQLEIFQEIGSSKPTLLSL, encoded by the coding sequence ATGTTTGTTAAGGTAAGTCGATCCAAAAGAAATAACAAAGTCCATGAGACTTTACAAATCGCTGAGTCCTACAGAGACTCAAATGGAAAAGTACGCCATCGAATCTTGCTGCATTTAGGCCCTACCGACAAATTCATCAAAAAAGACGTAGACACGCTTATCAACGGACTTTTAAGGGCTAAGGGGTTAACTTTACAGGACTTAGATAGCAATATTGATAATGTCAAGGCCTTCGGTCAAATCTGGGCGCTTGTCCATTTATGGAAAGAGCTTAAAATGAGCCAGATTATTGCCAGGCAAAAGGAAAAAAGCGGAATAAAGTTTGATCTTGAAGCTCATTTAAAAAGTCTGATATTTAACCGCCTGGATGATCCTTCTTCCAAACTAAAACTACTCACCTGGTTAGAAACCGTTTATATTCCGGGTATCAACAAAGACGACATTCGTTATGAGTATCTTTTAAGAGCGATGGATTTTCTAATAGCTCATAAGGAAAAGATTGAAACCCAACTTGCTAATCGTTTACTAGATCTGTTTAATCAGGATCTAAAGGTTTGTTTTTATGATTTAACATCAAGCTACTTTGAAGCCGAAAACTCATTGGTAGAAGGCGATATTCGTCAGTTTGGTTATAGTCGTGACCACCGCGGAGATAGAGAACAGATCGTAATTGGCGTGGTGATGACCGGAGATGGTATTCCTATAGCCCATTACGTCTTCCCTGGCAATAAGGCTGATCGCTCTACCTTGCAAGAGATGCTCAATGATATTCGCAGGCGATTTAAGGTAAAAGATATCCAGCTGGTGGCAGACAAAGGTTTATTAAGCAATGACAATCTCTGGCATTTAATCCAACAAGGTTATGAGTTTATTCTTGGAGAGAGTGTTCGTCAGAGCAAGGATGCCAAATCGGTTATAAAAGAAGCCAATGCGCATAAAGAGGCGACTGGTGAGACGATCTATGAGCGCCTAACGGAGCGTGAAATCAAGTCAAAAGATGGTAAAAAGGAAAAGATAAAACTTCGTTATGTGGCCAGTTACAATGCCGCCACGGCATTAAAGCGCTATAAAAATCGCATCAATCGTATTAATGAATTTTTAGAGCTGTCAGAAGAGATTAAGAAAAAGGAAATAAACACAGAAGATAAATATCATCAAATAAAGAGTGTATTATCAAGAAAACGTTTAAGTCGTTTCTTTAATGTTGAATTAACAGAAGATACGATAGAGATTCATAAGCAAGATGAGGTATTATCAGAAGAAGAAAAGAGCGACGGTTGGTTTATAGTGATAAGCAATGCTCATGACCTGAGTAAATCAGAACTCATAGCGCGCTATAAAGATTTAAAATATGTGGAGCATGGTTTTTACGAATTAAAGCATAGTTTGAATTTACGTCCCAATTTTCATTGGACAGAGAAGCGTATCAGGGCTCATGTGATGGTATGTTTTCTTGCATTCCAGATGGCGGTATTGTTTGAGAAGCGTTTGAGTGGCATAAAATTAAGTTGGCAGCGTGCTATGGAGAGCCTGCGTCGAGTCGTGGTTGTAGAATGGGAAAATGAAGGGAGACGTCGTAAAGGATTATCCAGAGTGCATGGCGAACAATTGGAAATATTTCAGGAGATAGGCAGCAGCAAGCCAACGCTTTTATCTTTGTAG
- a CDS encoding IS4 family transposase, with amino-acid sequence MKLPERKKSYAFEKKKKRKLDVPIASIEGHLSVLGEIVIEPIKSRYSKDSRAWFQLIENFHYLKSAKLCGAQIRYIVKSEKYGYIGALGFSSATYKLRARDAYIGWSEKARRENIQYVISNDRFLIVPTVKVKNLASFLLSKALQRIGTDWESRYGYRPVLVESYVDSSVFKGIGYLASNWLYVGNTSGRRDGIAKKVFLYPLQRNWRKILCQESADGLGQGRLIKDSSNWAEREFGSIRLYDNRLKQRLYAIADDFYNKPQANIPEACGGKARTMGAYRFFQNEKVTMDIILDAHTEATIDRIKEHKVVLAPQDTTILDYSTHPMTKDLGPTSHIDHQSIGLILHDTLAFSEDGTPLGVLDAQVWARDPKDRGKTRRRKELPIEQKESMKWLRSYRRVNEIAKLCPETLIVSVGDREADIYELFHEAQRKDSKAGLLVRVGKRRNRKVAGIDLWDYMSSQEERGQFQIHVPRRGNIRAREAKMSLRYSSIDLEPPKRFSSSKPIKVWAVYIREVDPPADIKSPIEWMLLTTVSVENFTDAYQRVQWYTRRWGIEIYHRTLKSGCRIKDRQLGSADRLETALAVDMVVAWRIYHMTMLGREIPDSPASVFFKEEEWKALYCYVHKTPIAPEEPMSLREAIRMVGQIGGHLGRKSDGEPGTVTLWRGIQRLDTATEMYIIFTSSRDGP; translated from the coding sequence ATCAAATTACCAGAACGAAAAAAAAGCTATGCTTTTGAAAAAAAGAAAAAGCGTAAGCTTGATGTTCCAATCGCCTCCATTGAAGGCCATTTATCGGTTTTAGGCGAAATTGTAATCGAGCCGATCAAAAGCCGCTACAGCAAGGATTCGCGCGCATGGTTTCAGTTAATAGAGAATTTCCATTACCTTAAAAGCGCAAAACTTTGTGGCGCTCAGATTCGCTATATTGTAAAAAGCGAGAAGTATGGCTATATTGGCGCTTTAGGCTTTAGTTCAGCGACTTATAAATTACGAGCCAGGGATGCCTATATTGGCTGGAGCGAAAAGGCGCGAAGGGAGAATATCCAGTATGTGATCAGTAATGATCGTTTTTTGATCGTACCTACGGTTAAGGTCAAGAATCTGGCTTCATTTCTGTTGAGTAAAGCCTTGCAGCGTATTGGAACCGATTGGGAGAGTCGTTATGGTTATCGCCCGGTTTTGGTGGAAAGTTATGTGGATTCTAGTGTTTTCAAAGGCATCGGTTACCTGGCTTCCAACTGGCTTTATGTAGGAAATACCAGCGGTCGTCGTGACGGTATCGCCAAAAAGGTATTTCTTTATCCATTGCAAAGGAACTGGCGAAAGATTTTGTGTCAGGAGAGTGCGGACGGTTTAGGCCAAGGACGATTAATCAAAGACTCATCGAATTGGGCGGAGCGGGAATTTGGCAGCATTCGCTTATATGACAATCGTCTCAAACAGCGTTTGTACGCCATAGCGGATGACTTTTACAACAAGCCGCAGGCCAACATTCCGGAGGCCTGTGGTGGTAAGGCGCGCACGATGGGCGCCTATCGATTTTTTCAAAACGAGAAGGTAACCATGGATATTATTTTAGATGCACATACCGAGGCGACGATAGATCGCATAAAAGAACACAAGGTGGTTTTAGCGCCTCAGGACACGACCATTTTAGACTACAGCACGCATCCCATGACCAAAGACTTGGGGCCGACAAGCCATATAGATCACCAGAGCATTGGCTTGATTTTACATGATACATTGGCCTTTAGTGAGGATGGCACGCCGTTAGGCGTATTGGATGCCCAGGTATGGGCTCGTGATCCGAAGGATCGAGGCAAGACGCGTCGTCGTAAGGAATTACCCATTGAGCAAAAAGAGAGTATGAAATGGTTACGTAGTTATCGCCGGGTCAACGAGATAGCTAAGTTATGTCCGGAGACGCTTATCGTAAGCGTGGGCGATCGAGAGGCGGATATCTACGAATTATTTCATGAGGCTCAAAGGAAAGATAGCAAGGCAGGACTTTTGGTACGCGTGGGCAAGCGCCGCAATCGCAAAGTGGCCGGAATTGATCTGTGGGATTACATGTCCAGTCAAGAAGAGCGCGGTCAATTTCAAATTCATGTTCCTCGTAGGGGCAATATCAGGGCTCGTGAGGCCAAGATGTCCTTGCGTTATTCGTCGATAGACTTAGAACCGCCGAAACGATTTTCGTCCTCTAAGCCCATTAAGGTGTGGGCTGTTTATATCCGAGAGGTCGATCCGCCAGCTGATATTAAGAGTCCAATAGAGTGGATGTTATTGACCACGGTGTCGGTAGAGAATTTTACTGATGCCTATCAACGAGTGCAGTGGTACACTCGTCGTTGGGGTATCGAGATATATCATCGAACGCTCAAGAGCGGCTGCCGCATAAAAGATCGTCAATTAGGCAGTGCGGATCGTTTAGAGACGGCCTTAGCCGTGGATATGGTTGTAGCCTGGCGCATTTATCATATGACCATGTTAGGTCGTGAAATACCGGATTCGCCGGCGAGCGTATTTTTCAAAGAAGAGGAATGGAAAGCGTTGTATTGCTATGTGCATAAGACGCCCATAGCGCCGGAGGAGCCGATGAGTTTACGAGAAGCCATCCGTATGGTAGGTCAGATCGGAGGCCATTTAGGCAGAAAGAGTGATGGCGAGCCTGGCACAGTAACGCTCTGGCGAGGAATACAGCGATTGGATACGGCAACCGAGATGTATATTATTTTTACTTCAAGCCGAGACGGCCCATAA
- a CDS encoding four helix bundle protein, whose product MGYRGFRDLKVYQLSYRLFLEIFDLTKNFPKEELYSLTDQIRRSSRSVPANIAEAWRKRKYPKSFVSKLIDLLSEESETEVWLDYSKDLNYKTKEKYKYFIQKYDEVARMLSSMIENPQKFCY is encoded by the coding sequence ATGGGGTATAGGGGATTTCGAGATTTAAAGGTATACCAATTATCTTATCGATTATTTCTTGAAATTTTCGATTTAACTAAAAATTTTCCAAAAGAAGAATTGTATTCATTGACAGACCAAATAAGAAGGTCTTCCCGATCAGTCCCGGCAAATATAGCTGAAGCATGGAGAAAGAGAAAGTATCCCAAGTCATTTGTTAGTAAGCTTATCGATTTATTATCAGAAGAATCAGAAACAGAAGTTTGGTTAGATTATTCAAAAGACTTGAATTATAAGACCAAAGAAAAATATAAATATTTTATCCAAAAATATGATGAAGTAGCAAGAATGCTTTCTTCAATGATTGAAAATCCGCAAAAGTTCTGTTATTAA
- a CDS encoding four helix bundle protein — protein sequence MHKEYQYSFEKLKVWQNARKFVLEVYQITDKFPKHERFGLIDQIRRASVSIPANIAEGSSRLSSKDQAHFTNISYSSLMEVLSHFYLALDLKYINEKIFNDLKLKIYEISNQLNSLRKSQINK from the coding sequence ATGCACAAAGAATATCAATATAGTTTTGAGAAGTTAAAGGTGTGGCAGAATGCGAGAAAATTTGTGTTGGAAGTTTATCAAATAACCGATAAGTTTCCAAAGCATGAAAGATTTGGTCTAATTGATCAGATAAGGCGGGCATCAGTTTCAATACCTGCGAATATTGCAGAAGGAAGTTCAAGATTATCATCTAAAGATCAAGCTCATTTTACTAATATCTCTTATAGCAGTTTAATGGAAGTTTTAAGTCATTTTTATCTTGCTTTAGATTTGAAATATATTAATGAAAAAATTTTTAATGATTTAAAATTAAAAATATATGAAATTTCCAATCAGTTGAATTCTTTACGCAAATCACAAATAAACAAATAA
- a CDS encoding DUF354 domain-containing protein: MKILIDIGHPAHVHLFKHFAWQMQNKGHEIFFTCREKEFEIYLLRKYGFKFKSFGKKYVSTLGKLLGLIEFDIKEIISGIKFKPDIFLSHGSIYAAHAAFLLRKPHIALEDTGNWEQVRLYLPFTEVILTSDVFPIDYGKNKQIRYMGHHELTYLHPNYFQKDESFFKMLNIAKNEKFVLLRLVAWNATHDIGQKGISKNSLREIIKLLERKYRVFISTESNLNENFKKYKISFPPDRMHQALYYADLFIGEGTTMSMEAAILGTPSIYVNSLQYSNVKDMEKYGLIYNFKSTEGLLNKIKEIMSDENIKLEWQKRRERMLKDKIDVTAFLVWFVENYPESARIMREEPEYQYRFK, translated from the coding sequence ATGAAAATACTTATCGACATCGGCCATCCGGCCCATGTTCATTTATTCAAACATTTTGCCTGGCAAATGCAAAACAAAGGCCATGAAATCTTTTTTACCTGCCGGGAAAAAGAATTCGAAATTTACCTATTAAGAAAATATGGATTTAAATTTAAGTCATTTGGCAAAAAATATGTATCCACTTTAGGGAAATTACTTGGATTAATTGAGTTTGATATAAAAGAAATCATTTCAGGAATTAAATTTAAACCGGATATTTTTCTAAGCCATGGTTCCATATATGCCGCGCATGCGGCTTTTTTATTAAGAAAACCGCATATTGCTCTGGAGGATACCGGTAATTGGGAACAGGTTCGTTTATATCTGCCTTTTACTGAGGTAATTTTAACTTCGGATGTTTTTCCAATCGATTATGGGAAAAATAAGCAAATCAGGTATATGGGGCATCACGAATTAACATATTTACATCCAAATTATTTTCAAAAGGATGAATCGTTTTTTAAAATGTTAAATATTGCTAAAAATGAAAAGTTCGTATTATTAAGATTAGTGGCCTGGAATGCGACTCATGATATTGGACAAAAAGGTATTTCTAAAAATTCTTTAAGAGAAATAATAAAATTATTGGAGCGGAAATACAGGGTTTTTATTAGTACAGAGAGTAATTTAAATGAAAATTTTAAAAAATATAAAATATCTTTTCCTCCCGACAGAATGCATCAGGCACTTTATTACGCAGATCTATTCATCGGTGAAGGTACCACTATGTCTATGGAAGCAGCAATTCTGGGAACGCCTTCTATATATGTAAATAGTTTACAATATTCTAATGTTAAAGATATGGAAAAATATGGTTTGATTTATAATTTTAAATCCACTGAAGGATTGCTTAATAAAATTAAAGAAATTATGTCTGATGAAAATATTAAATTAGAATGGCAAAAACGCCGCGAACGCATGCTGAAAGATAAGATCGATGTCACCGCCTTTCTGGTCTGGTTCGTGGAGAATTATCCGGAAAGCGCGAGGATTATGAGGGAGGAACCGGAGTATCAGTATCGGTTTAAATAG